From the genome of Tsukamurella pulmonis:
ACGGCCCCGCCCTCGCCGCGGCCGACCTGGGCCTGGCGATGGGCACCGGGACCGACGTGGCGCAGGGCGCCGCCGACATCGTGCTCATGCGCGAGGAGCTCTCCGCTGTTCCCGATGCGCTCGGCCTCGCCCGCGCGACACTCAAGACCATCAAGACGAACCTGATCTGGGCGTTCGGCTACAACGTCGCCGCGATCCCCGTCGCCGTCGCCGGGCTGCTCAATCCGCTCATCGGCGCGGCCGCCATGGCCTTCAGTTCCTTCTTCGTCGTGTGGAACAGCCTGCGCCTGCGGACGTTCGGCACCCGGTAGCGGTCCGCGCGGGCCGGCTCCGATCTTCGGTGCGTGTCGGAGGTGGACTTCCGGCGTGTCGTCGCGGGAACGCACCCAGGCTCCGGGCGGCCCGGGGATCTCAGAGGGACTGCAGGATCGGCAGACCCACGAGCCCGGCCGTGAGCGCAGCCTGCAGTGCCGCCAGGCAGATCAACGGCCAGCGCCTGCGCACACGGCCGGCGGCGAACAGGGGCACCAGCAGGAGCACCGTCAATACGGCGACGGGGAGCTCGGCGTACTTCTGATACAACTGCGCGCCGAAGACGAGCACCGCGGCGAGCGCCGGCAACGCCGTCGCGAGGACCACCCCGGCGCGGGCCGGCACCGTCCGCACGAGCACTGTCGCGGCGAAGCCTCCGACGAACGCGAGCACGATGAGGACCGGCGACCGGCCGGCGACGTCCGGGAGTGATCCCACCGCGGACCAGACCAGTCCACCGCGGCGTGCATCGTCGGGCGCGAGCGTCGCCGCGCTGGCGAACACGACGGCGGGCAGCGCCGCGACGACGCCGACCACGGAGGCCTCACGCGCCCACGAGCGCACCTCCGTGAGGGGCGAGACCGCCAGTACGACCGGCACCAGGAACACCGCCGCGACGGCGGCGACGAACGACAGCGACGTCGGGCTGCGGTGCATCGCGTTCATCGCGCGGCCCGCGGGTGGTGCGATCCCCCCCCAGAGCACGGTGAGCCCGGCCAGTGTTCCCAAACCCGGCGCGCAGATCCGCGTCAGCGCTGCGATGTCCGGACGGCGCGGACCTCCGCCCGCGACGGCGTAGGCGGCACACGCGGGAAGAAGCAGCCACACGGAGTTCTGCCGCGTGGCGATGGCCGCGGCGATGAGGACACCCACCGCGAGCTGCGCCCGCGCACCGTCGAACCGGAGACTCACCGCGAGCGCGGCGAAGGCGAACAACATGGCGGCGTCGTCGGTGAGCATCCACAACGCAGACTGCCAGAAGTACGCGGAGAGCAGGAGCGGCGCGACGGCGAGCGCCCGCCCGGTCCACGTCGGCGCAGCCTGCGCGAAGGCCACGGCGAGGACGGCGAGCGCGACCGCGAAGATCGCGCCGACCGCCTGCGTTGCGGCAGCGCCGAAGCCGAACGGACCGGACAGTGCCGCGACGACCAGGTGGTAGAGCGGGCCCGTCGCCGTGGGCAGGCCGACGAAGTCGATGTGCGGGAAGCTCTCCCGGATCAGCATCACGGTGGGTAGGTGGAAGTCGCGCTGATCGTCCCCACCGGCGGTGGCGATCACACCGGAGACGGCCACCGCGGTACTCGCCGCCGCCACGGCGACGCCGCCGGCGACGGGTGCGCGCCACCGGCGCGACGGTCGGGGCGGGGGTGCGGGCTCAGCGGCGGTCACGGGGACAGATGCTATCGCGGCGCTTGCGATCCCACACACGACCGGTGCGCCGGCCGCATCGGATCTGCGGGTACACTTTTGCAATGCCACAACGCCTGACCGCTGTCGACGCGGCCCGCGGCCTCGCAGTGTTCAGCATGATCACCGGCCACTTCGCCGAGGGCAGCGTCCTGTCGTGGCCCACCCACAAGATCCCCTACTTCGACGGGGCGTCCGCCTTCGTCCTGTTGTCGGGCCTGATCCTCGGCGTCGTGCACCGGCGGTGGGTGGATCGCGACGGCGGCTTCTCGACCTCCCGTGAGCGCCTCGTCCGCAGGATCGCGGTCATCTACCTCTGCCAGGTCTTCCTCTGCGCCGTGGCCGCGGTCATCTCCTTCGCCCTCCCGCCGGCCCGGCAGCTGGGACTCGCGCCGATCACCGAGACGTCCCACCCGCTGCTGCAGGTGATCGCGATGCGCTACCTGCCCGCGGGCGGCGAGATCCTGGTGCTCTACTTCGTCCTGATGTGCGGCGCACTGCTCCTCATCCCGCTGCTGCACAAGGGGTGGTGGGCACCGATCGTCGCGGCCTCCGCGGCGCTCTACGTCTGGGCGATCCTCGCGCCGCCCGCGTGGTTCCTGCTGCCGAACGCGAGCCCGGCGGGCGCCACCGCCAACTGGGCGGCGTGGCAGGCGCTGTTCGTCCCCGCACTGGTCGTCGGGTGGAAGTGGCAGGACTGGAACATCGACGCGCGGCTGCGGCGCCCCCGGGTGCTCCTGACACTCGTACTGGGCACGGCCGCCGTCTACGTCGCCGGGCGCGCCGTGGCCCGCATGGCCTCCGCCGACGAGTTCCTCGGCGCGAAGATCGACTTCGGTCCCGCGCGCATCGTGGCCGCCTGGGTCGTGCTGCCGGCGGTGCTCGCCGTCATCACCCTCCTCCTGCAGTACGGATGGTTCGAGCGCGCCGCTCATCCGTTCGTCATCGTCGGAACCCGCTCGCTGGACTCCTACGTCCTGCAGTCGGTGGCCCTCATGACGATCCCCGTCGTCGTGCTGCAGCCGTGGGGGACGGCGCGGGCCACGGTCATCACACTCGCCGTGTTCGCGGCGTGCTGGGCGTGGGCGGAGTTCCGGAAGTGGGCCGGATGGTCCAAGCTGCACCGGCCGCCGGCTCGCTTCCGGCCGCGGCCGCCGAGCGCGCCGGTCCCGGCCACCGCCGCGGGCGAGTAGCAGCGGCCGCACGCGCGGCACCGCACCGTCGAACCGATGGACGGTGCGGCCCCGGGATCAGAGCAGCTCGGGCTCGGAGTCCTCGTCGCGGTTGCGCCAGGCCCAGTGCAGCACCAGGCCGAGGGTGACCAGCGCGATCGCGGCCTCGTCCGTCGCCCAGGCGACCACGCCGCCCACGAACTGGTCGCGGTGCAGGTCCGTCATCCACGGGAAGTCGAGGTAGAGGTACAGGCGCGAGCCGACGAGGCCGTCCATCGTCATGACGATGAGGGCGAAGACCATGGTGATCGGCATCATCGCGAGCAGCATGCCGATCCGCCCGATGAAGGGCAGCTCGCCCGGCACGGGGTCGATCTGGAACACCCGCCAGTAGAACAGGAACCCGGTGAACAGCAGCGCCGCGTAGATGGCCAGGTGGCCCCAGTGGAAGCGGCCGATGTTGTCGAAGAGCGGCGTGAAGTAGAGGCCGTAGAGCACCGCCGCGAAGAGGGCGAGCTGCACCACGGGCCGCATCAGGAACGCGAACGAGCGCGACTCCAGCACCATCGACAGCCACCGGGCGGGCGCACCCCGCAGCGTGTCCCGCATCAGGGTGATCGGCGCGCCCAGCAGGAGCAGGACCGGCACGATCGAGGTCATCAGCATGTGCACCACCATGTGCACGCTGAACATCGCGTTGGAGTAGGTGCGCAGACCGGAGCTGGTCAGGGTGAACAGCGCGGCGCAGCCCAGCAGGAACAGCACGGTGCGGTACCAGGGCCAGGACGTCGTGCGACGGACCAGCAGGAGGTATCCGACGGCGAGGGCGATCGCGAACGGGGCGATGTTGAGGTCCAGGCGCCAGTTGCCGACGAAGGCCATCGCGCTGGGCGGGTCCGGCAGGTTGTACCCCAGGAAGTTCTCCCCCACCGACGGCCGGCTGCGCAGGAACGGTGGCGGCGTCAGCTCCGAGGCCGCGATCGCCGTGCCGAACGCCGCGGTGAGCAGCGCCGCGGCGACGGGCAGCGCCCGCAACCAGTGCGCGGCGCCGGCGGCGAGCAGCAGCGCCGCGGTGGCGATCAGCAGTAGGCCGTACCAGGTGACCCACAGGTCCGAGCCCGGAGCCATGACCAGCGCGATCACGGCGCCGTTGATCAGCACGACACCCGCGTAGACCGGTCCGATCCAGCGGCGTTCGGGGCGCGCGGGCAGCCGGACCGCCGACCACAGGGCACCCAGCCACAGCGCGGCGACCACGCCGACGGTGGTCAGTGCGGCCGTCGTGTAGTCGTGGTCCCAGTTCTGCGCCTCGTTGGCCGTGACGATCGTCGCCAGCAGGCCGACGACGGCGGGCAGCAGGGTCCACAGGTGCGCGACCCAGGTGATCGCGGTGCGCAGGGCCACGTAGACGAGGACCGCGCAGACGAAGGAGACGATCCAGCCCTTGGCCGTCTCCGACGCGGAGATCAGGATCGTCAGGCCGCCGAGCCGGTAGGTGTCGACGAGGTTCTGCGCCGCGTTCTCCGCGGCGGCGAGGAAGACCATCGGGACCGAGACGACGGCCCAGACGGCCGCGTACCGTCGGGCCTGCAGCTGCGTGAGGTACCCGCGCAGGCCGAGCTCGCCGGTGTCGAGGGTCCGGGTGCGGAAGACGGCGTAGGCCACGGAGCCGAAGGTCAGCGCGGCGGCCACCGTGCCGACCAGGCGGCCGACGGCGGCGCCGTAGGCGGTGAGCGCACCCGGGTAGGTGTTGCCGTTGACGAGGTAGCGCAGTTCGCCCTCGCTGGCGACCAGCCAGATCACCACCGCGACGGCGGCGACGGAGCCGACGACCAGCGCCGCGATGCCGCCCGCACGGGGGGCGCCGGGAGATCCCCCGGTCATCGCAGCGGCGTCGGACTCCTGCGCCACCGTCGTCAAGTTACTTCGCGTCCTTGATCTTCTTCACGGACTTGTCGAAGAACGAATCGAACTCGCCGCGGTCCGGGTCGCCGCCGAGCTTGGTGCCCTGCACCGCGACGGTGTAGCCGCGCAGCGAGGCCACCCCGACGAGCACCTTCTGGTGCACGGGGAACGAATCGGTGCCCTTGGTGCGGGTGCCGTCCAGGGCGATCTCGAAGGTGGCCTTCTGCGTATCGGAGGCGACCTCCTTGGTGATGGCGCGCACCTTGATGGTGCCGCCCCGGGGGTCGCCGGTCTCGATGGTGACGTCCGAGCACAGCTTGAGCAGGCCGACCTTGAGGGTGTCGACGTCCGCGTCCTTCGCGACGAGCGTCTCGCTCAGCGACTTGCGGTCCTTGTCGTGCACACCGGCGACGGTGTCCCCGTCGCCCTGCCCCTTGGCGGCGGTCAGGATGTTCTTGCACTCGGGCGGGTTCACCTTCGCGGAGGCCGCGAGGGTCAGCGGATCAGCACCGAGCTCGTTGGCGAGCCGCTGCTGCGGGGCCGGGACCACGATGTAGTCGCTCGGGAAGTCGCTGGAGTTGAGCAGCAGCTCGGCCGCCGGCGCGGTGGGCTTGGTGGTGGTGTCGGGGTCGGCCATGGCGACGCCTCCGCTCATGCCGACGACCAGTGCGGTCGTGGCGGTGAGGGTGGCGGCGCGGCGCAGGCCCGCTCGCTTGAGGTCAGTCTTCGCGTTCATCGAATCCTCTATCCGTTCTCGGCAGTCCGGTGTTACCGCGCGGTCCGGCGACGAAGCGCGATCCAGCTCAGGGCGGCCACGGCCACCGCGATCTCCGCCGCGGCGAAGACGATCATCAAGGTCATCCACGGCTGCATCGCACCCATCGAGTGGCCCATCGCGCCCATGTCCATCCCCGGCATCGAGTGGTCCATCCCGGCCATGCCGGAGTCCATCGCCGACATCAGCACGGGGTGCAGCGCGATCATGATCGCGCCCATCGCGGCGGTCAGCAGCCAGGCCTTCACCGTGGGGTTGCGGAACAGGCACACCGAGCAGTGCGCGCAACCGATCAGCATCGCGGCGACGAGGATCGAGACGACCCAGCTCTTCTCGCCGAGCATCGGCAGATGCACGAGCGACGTGGCGAGGGCGACGGCGGCGCCGGCCCAGCCCCAGAGACGGGTGGTGCGCGACATCTCGGCGGTATCCGCATGCTTGTGCATCACGCGGGCCATCCTACCTGGGATTTCGCGGTGGGCGGAATCCCCGTCCGCCCCGTGACCGCGGGCACGTCGGGCGGGCGCCGCGGCTTGACCGTCGCCCGGCGGAAGTGATCGACTGGGCCCAGGTAACCGGCGTTAGGAAACCAGCGCTTCAGCAACCGACCGATCGGAACGGATCCGTCATGAACGCGAAGCCCCTGGCCGCCGCGGCCGCCGCCCTCGTCGCCGCGAGCGCCCTCACCGCCTGCGGTGCGAGCGACGATCAGCAGGACAGCTCCATCGCCTTCTCCCCCGTCGCGGGCGACGAGTTCACCGCGAACCCCGGCGCGTGGCAGACCGACGGCGTACCCGTGCCGGAGGAGAAGGTGGTGATGGTCGGCGACCCCGTCGCCGCGCAGGCCGTCGCGAACGCCGGGCTGGAGCAGGGCACCGTCACCGCGAGCTCCGAGGGCACCACCGTCTACTACCCGATGGCGCCGCCCGTACCGGGCCTGCCCGTCGCGCCGCAGGAGGTCGCGCCTCCGCCGCCGCAGCTCACCCGTCCCGCGAACACCCGGCCCTGGAACTACACGCCGCACCAGATCAGCGTCTACCGGCAGATCTGCGCGACGGGCGAGTGGAACGGCTGGAGCGCCGGGCCCGAGGTGCAGTCGCAGACCTGCTGGACCGTGTACGGGCGCCAGCTCGGCGTGCGGCCCTGGCATCCCGGCGAGCCGAAGCCGTGGGAGCGGGCCTCCTGGCCGACTCCCTGGTTCGAGGACGGCTTCCGCTCCGATCACCCCGTGGCCTGGGTGTATCCCCGGGACTGGCGCCGCCCGCGGCCGCAGCCCATCATCTCCGTCTCGATCGGGCTCAACGTCCCGCACAACCCGCACGCCCGCCCGAATCCCCGCTTCCGCGACGACGCCTTCCAGCCGGTGTGGGCCGTCACGCCCGGCCGGCCCGTTGCGGCCCGCAACCAGGCCCGGGTGGTCCCGCCGTGGCTGGCCTACGACCCGTCGCCGACGGTGCGCTACATCCCGCCGCCCGTCTTCCCGGGGACGGTGCTCGCGGCGGTGCCGGCCTCGGGTCGCGCCGACGTCGTGACCGCGCTGCCCGGCGGCGACGGCGAGTGGAACCCGAACCCGGACCGGACGGTGCTGGGGCCCTCCGCGCGGGCGCTCGCCGGGGCGGCCGTCTACAACGGCACCCGCGCCGACGTGGTGCGCGCCCTGGGCGAGGACGTGGACGTCACCGTCGCGACGAGCCGCAGCCGCCCGTCGGCGACCAGCACGACCAGCACGACGACGTCCGACAGCAGCACCGAGACCACCTCGACGACCCGGACCACCGACTCCGGCACCGGCGGCATCGGCAACGGCAACGGCACGACGACGCGGACCACCGACCGCACGACCGCCACGACGACGACCGCCTCGGAGAAGCCGTCGACGACCGGGCGCACCACGTCGGCGACCACGACGACCCAACCGGAGACGACCGCACCGTCGACGACCCGGACCACCACGACCGCGCCGAGGACGACCACGACCACGGCGCCCGTCACGACGACCCGGGCGCAGGAGCCCACCACCACCACGACGACGCCGGTCACGCGGACGACGACGAAGCCCGCGACGACGACCACGACGACCACGCCGGCGCGCTGAGCGCGCTCCGGGCTAGATCCGGCGGGCGAGACCCACGCGGGCGAGGGTGCCGGCCAGGCGCAGCGTCCGGCCGAGCTGGCGCGGGGAGGCCATCACGGTGCGCTTGTGCCGGTGGCCGGGGGCCGCGACGGGCTTGCCGTCGAGGCGATCGGCGAGCCAGCCCAGCAGCAGGGGCGCCGACAGGAAGTGCATCGAGAAGTGGTCGCTCCACTGGTCGGTGACGAACTCGACGTGCGTGCCGCCCGCGGCGTACCGGCCGACGTGGGCCTGCGCGTCCGAGGCCGGGGAGATCTGGTCCTTGGTGGACTGCACCACGAGCATCGGCACCGTGGGCGCGGACTGCCCGGGCCGGATGTCGTCGAAGATCTCCAGCAGCTCGGGCAGCCGCGCGACCTCGTCGAAGGTCAGCTCTGGGCAGTAGTAGCCGAAGTCCTTGTGCGCCATCTTGCGGATGGCCCGCTCGGGCGACCACTCGAGGGCGTCCTCGTAGAACAGCTTGCGGCCCTTGTCGTCGACGTGCTCGGCCAGCACCTCCCGGAGCGTGGGGTACTCGCGGGCGAGCGCGGCGATCACCAGGGTCGGCAGGCCCGTGAACAGCGTGTTGTTCAGGTAGACGAACACATTGCCCGGGTCGGAGACGGGCGCGCCCACGGCCCCGGCGATCAGGTTCAGCTCGGGGGCGTACGACGGTGCGATCTCCGCCGCCCAGGAGGTGGCGAGGCCGCCGCCGGAGTAGCCCCACACGCCGAGCCGGGTGTCGGGAGCGAGACCGAAGGGCTCGTGCGCGAGCGCGGCGCGCAGGCCGTCGAGCACCATGTAGCCGGGCTCGCGGGGGATGCCCCAGCGCCCCGCCTGGCCGCCGTGGTCGGGCACGGAGACCGTCCAGCCCTTGGCGACGGCCGCCGCGATGAACAGGTACTCGATCTGCGGGAACGAGGCGTCCTCGCAGCGGACGCCGTGCTGCAGCACGTACGAGGGGAAGGTCTTGGGGTGCAGCGAGTCGATCGCGCACTGGTAGGAGACCAGCGGCGCCCCCGGCTGAGCGCCCCGCAGCGGGCTGATCACCGTGGTCACGGTGACCTCGGGCTCGCCGTGCATGTTCACCGTGCGGTAGAGCAGCTGCGTCGCGCGCACCTTCTGCTTGATCCGGCCGAGGAAGCCGATGCTCACGTCGCGGTACCGCAGCACGGTGCCCTCGGGTGCGTCCTCGAAGCCCGACGGGGCGTCGAAGAACGGGTCGATGCCCACCATCTGCGGCTCCGCGGGTGCGGGCCACTGCTCGGCGAGCTCCGTGCGGTTCTGCACAGCCGTCATGTCGCGTCCTCCTGATCGGGCGTTCGGGGCGACACTACACGCAGTTGGGACAGATCCGAATAATTTGTCCCATCACGGTTCGGTCGCGACGGCCGGCCGGTCCCACGACCTGCACGATCCCGCCCCGCATGAACATCCGGTGAATCCCGTCGCGACGGCATCCGCAACCGCTAATCTTCAGTTCGCTTGATGACTGATTGAGGTAACGACATGACACCTGGCGACCGGGTACAGCTGCGCGACGAACTGCTCGGCTTCGGAACGGTGCTCAGCACCGACGACGAGGCGGTGTCCGTCAAATTGGACGACGGCCGCGCGGTCGCCGTGGACCGCGGAGCCCTCGTCCTGCTCTGAGGCCGTCAGGAACCGGCCGTGGCCAGCATCAACAGCGTGGCCCGCATCGATTCGATCACCGGCTCGGTCGCGATCGTGGGATCGATCGCGCGCTGGATCCCGAGCCCGATACCCGCCGAGAGCAGCAGCTCCGCCGCGGATTCGAGTGTGCCGCGCAGCTGCTCGACGGTCTGCTCGTCGCCGCCGGATTCGCCGCGCACCAGATCGACCAGCATCTCCACCACGGTGCGCCGGGCCTCGGTGCGCAGTTCGACGATCATCGCCAGGAGGTCGGGATCGTTCCGGGCGACGGTGATGAACTCGAGCTCGAGCATCGTCCAGCCCACGTCGCCGGCGGTGCGCTGGACCCAGTCGGCGAGCAGCTCGACCCGCTCGTGCAGGTCGCCGTGGCCGGTGACCACGTCGGCGAGCTCGCCGATCTTCTCCGCGTGGATGGCCTGCAGGACCTCCCGGCACAGGTTCGGCTTGTCCACGAAGTTCGAGTACACCGCGCCCTTGGAGTACCCGGCGCGGTCGGCGATGTCCTCCAGGCCGGCGGCCGCGTAACCGACCTCGAGGAACCGATCGCGCGCAGCGGCGAGCAGATCGGCGCGCGTCTGCGCGCGTTGCTCCACCCTGGTCAGCCTGGCCACGGGAGAAGACTACGCGAACAGGTATTCAAAAACTGCGAGTATTCGGATACTGTCGGTCGCACCTGATCGAAAGGATCCACCATGGCCCTCTTCGGCCCCTCCCGCGACCACCTCGCCCGGATCGACGGTGCGCTCGTGGTCATCACCGGCGGCGCCCGCGGCATCGGCGCCGCCACCGCCCGGCTCTTCGCGCAGTACGGAGCCCGGGTCGTGCTGGCCGACGTCGACCTCGACGTCGCGCAGGCCACCGCCGCGACCATCCCCGGCGCGCGGGCGGTGCACCTCGACGTCACCGACCGCGCCTCCTGGTCCGCGCTGATCGACGCACTCGACGGCCCCGTCGACGTGCTGGTCAACAACGCAGGCGTGATGCCGCTCGGGCACTTCGACGAGGAGCCCGAGGCCACCACCGACCTCATCCTCGACGTCAACGTGCGCGGCATGCTCAGCGGGATGCGCGCCGCGATTCCGGGGATGGTCGCGGCGGGCGGCGGTCACGTCGTCAACGTCGCCTCGATGGCCGGCATGATCCCGATCCCGGGCATGGTCACCTACAACGCGAGCAAGTTCGCCGCGCTCGGCGCCTCGCTCGCCGCGCGCCGCGAGTACGAGGTCGACGGTGTCGCGGTGTGCGCCGTCCTCCCCTCGGCCGTGCGCACCGAGCTCTCGTCCGGCGCGCAGCTCGGCGGCGCGCTCCCCACCGTCGACCCGGAGGACGTCGCCGCCGCGATCCTCGACACCCTGCGCACCCGCGCGGCCCGCACGTCCGTGCCGAAGTGGGTCGCGCCCGGCTGGAGCCTGGTGGAGGCCTTCGTCCCCGAGCCGGTCGAGCGCCTGGCCCGCAAGCTCGCCGGCGATCGGCGCGGCCTCGATCTCGACGCCGCGGCCCGCAAGGCCTACACCGACCGCATCTCCCGGCAGGCCGGCGATCACGCCGCGGCGCGCGAGGAGGCGCAGCGGTGAGCCGCGCACTCGTCATCGGCTGCGGCGGCACCATCGGCGGCGCGTGGACCATCGCCGCGCTGGCCGCGCTCGAGGAGCGACTGGGCTGGGACGTGCGCGACGCCGACGTCCTGCAGGGCACCTCCGCCGGCTCGGAGATCATCACCGCGCTGCAGGCCTTCTCCGTGCAGGATCTCGTCGCCATGCAGGAGGGCCGCGCGGAATCGCCCGTGCTGCAGCATCATCTGGCCGCCACCCCGGCGCCGCTGCCGCGCGTCCCGTTCTCACTGCCGTCGGACCCGTCCACGCTGTGGACCCGCCGCGGCGGCCACGCCCCGCTCACCGGCGTCGCCCCGCGCGGCCGCGGGGACGCCACCTGGCTGCAGGAGCTGGCCGACGCCACCGTCGGCCCCGGCGCCCTCGTGCCCCCGAAGGCCCGGCTGGTGGCGTACGAACCCGCCACCGGGGAGCGGGTCGCCTTCGGCGCTCCGGGTGCCCCGAAAGCCACGGCGGGTGAGGCGCTCCGGGCGTCCTGGGCGATCCCCGCCTGGATGCCCCCGGTGGAGATCGAGGGCCGCACCTTCGTCGACGGCGGCGCCGCGTCGACCGCCTCGGTCGATCTCGTCGGCCCGGAGGACGCCGACGAGATCGTCGCCGTGGTCTCCATGGCCTCGGCGCCCGGCGTGCGCGGGCCGGGCCTCGGTGGCCTGCTCGAGTACGGCGTTCTGCGCCGCCCCATGTCCCAGGTCTTCTGGACGGAGGTGGCGATCGCGCGGGCTCGGGGGCAGAAGGTCACCGTCATCGCGCCCGACGGTGCCGATCTCGCCGGCCTCGGCCCCAACTTCATGGCCCGCGGCAAGCGCGCGGAGGCGTTCGCCGCAGCGCGGCGCACCGCCCCGGACGCCGTCCGGCGGGGACTGGAGGAGGCACGATGACCGAGCCCCGCATCGTGGTCATCGGCGCCGGCGTCGCCGGCATCTCGACCGCACACGTGCTGCAGGAGCAGGGATTCACCGACTGGGTGGTGCTGGAGAAGGGCGCCGACGTGGGCGGCGTGTGGTTCTGGAACCACTACCCCGGACTCACCTGCGACGTGCCCTCGCAGATCTATCAGTTCGCCTTCGCCCCCAAGGCCGACTGGGAGAAGATCTGGGCCACCGGGCCGCAGATCCAGCGCTACCACCGCGACGTGGTCGAGCAACTGGGCCTGGCCGACCGGATCCGCTGCAACACCGAGGTTCTCGCCGCCGAGTTCGACGATGCCTCCGCCACCTGGACGCTGACGCTGAACACGGGCGAGACTATGGTCGCCGACTTCGTCGTCTGTGCCACCGGCGTGCTGCACAACCCCGCGATCCCCGACATCGAGGGCCTCGCCGATTTCGACGGCGACGTGGTGCACACCGCCCGGTGGGACGATTCCTTGGTCACGGACGGCCGGCGGATCGCGGTGATCGGCACCGGATCGACCGGCGTGCAGGTGGTCTCGGCGCTGCAGCCGACGGCGAAGCACCTCACGCACTTCGTCCGCTCCCCGCAGTGGGTGCTGTGGGCGCCCATGCGACTGCCGCAGATCGGTCTCGTCTCCGAGCTGTTCCGCCGCGCGCCCACGGTTCTCGATCAGGTGCACCAGGGCCTGCTCTGGGGCTCGGGCATCCTCGCCGACGTCGTCACGAGACCGTCGTGGCGGCGCCGTGCGGTGCAGGCCTACGCGCGACTCTCGCTGCGCGCCCAGGTGCCGTCGTCGATGCGGAAGGACCTGACACCCGACTACGAGCCGCTGTGCAAGCGCCAGGTGGTCTCCGGCACGTACTACTCAGCGCTCAAGGCGCGCAACGCCTCTCTGGTCACGAGTGATATCGAGCGGATCGAGCCGACGGGCGTGCGCACCGCCGACGGGACGCTGCACGAGGCGGACGTGCTGGTGCTCGCCACCGGTTTCCGCGCGCACGACTACATGCGGCCCATGCGGGTCACCGGGCGCGACGGGGTCGAGCTCGACGACGCCTGGGCCGACGGTCCGCGGGCCTACCGCATGACGGCGATCCCGGGCTTCCCCAACCTGTTCACCGTGCTCGGCCCCAATTCGCCGACGGGCTCGATCTCCCTGCAGTTCTCCGCCGATCTCACGGCGAAGTACATCGCGCAGTGGTTCGACCGGTTCCGCCGCGGCGAGGTCAGGCAGGTCGAGGTCACCGAGGAGGCGACGGCGGAGTTCAACCGCCAGGTGGCCGAGGCGATGGGGCCGACGGTGTGGAACACCGGCTGCAACTCCTGGTACTTCACCGAGGGCGGGTCCATCGACCTGTGGCCCTTCGACCGGAAGACCATGGTGCGCATGCTCTCGACGCCCGACGACGCGGACTTCCGCGTGCGACGGTCCGTCGAGCGCGCCTGACACGGGGGGCGCGCGGGGCGCGGAGGCGCTGCGGCGTCCCCGCGCCCCGTCAGGGCGTCACGATGGAGAAGCCCGGATCCGGATCGTCGACGACCGAACGGAGCGTCGAGAGCGGCTCGGCCGGACCCACGACCCGAAGCCGCCCGGAACCGGCCAGATCGGCGACGTCCGCCCCACCGAGCACCTGCGCCAGCACGGGTTTCGTCAGCTGCACCGTCGTGGTCGCCGCGGGCAGGCCCTCGTACTCCGCAGTGGCGAAGTGCGTGAAGACGCCGTTGCGGAGCTCGGTGCGGTACACCTCCCCCGGCCCGTCGGTGATCTCCCAGTCGATGACGGACTCGACGTCCCAGGCCCGGCGTCCGTCGATCCGCAGCGCCACGGCGTCGAAGAGCTGCGGGACCGTGAGGGCCGCGGTCAGCGTCGGCGTGCTCACCACGGCGGAGGGCGGGATCTTCCCGTGCCGCAGTTCGTGCGCACCGGTGAGGTAGAAGTTGCGCCAGGTCGCGCTCTCGCTGGCGTAGGCCA
Proteins encoded in this window:
- a CDS encoding cytochrome c oxidase assembly protein; translated protein: MAQESDAAAMTGGSPGAPRAGGIAALVVGSVAAVAVVIWLVASEGELRYLVNGNTYPGALTAYGAAVGRLVGTVAAALTFGSVAYAVFRTRTLDTGELGLRGYLTQLQARRYAAVWAVVSVPMVFLAAAENAAQNLVDTYRLGGLTILISASETAKGWIVSFVCAVLVYVALRTAITWVAHLWTLLPAVVGLLATIVTANEAQNWDHDYTTAALTTVGVVAALWLGALWSAVRLPARPERRWIGPVYAGVVLINGAVIALVMAPGSDLWVTWYGLLLIATAALLLAAGAAHWLRALPVAAALLTAAFGTAIAASELTPPPFLRSRPSVGENFLGYNLPDPPSAMAFVGNWRLDLNIAPFAIALAVGYLLLVRRTTSWPWYRTVLFLLGCAALFTLTSSGLRTYSNAMFSVHMVVHMLMTSIVPVLLLLGAPITLMRDTLRGAPARWLSMVLESRSFAFLMRPVVQLALFAAVLYGLYFTPLFDNIGRFHWGHLAIYAALLFTGFLFYWRVFQIDPVPGELPFIGRIGMLLAMMPITMVFALIVMTMDGLVGSRLYLYLDFPWMTDLHRDQFVGGVVAWATDEAAIALVTLGLVLHWAWRNRDEDSEPELL
- a CDS encoding TetR/AcrR family transcriptional regulator, with the translated sequence MARLTRVEQRAQTRADLLAAARDRFLEVGYAAAGLEDIADRAGYSKGAVYSNFVDKPNLCREVLQAIHAEKIGELADVVTGHGDLHERVELLADWVQRTAGDVGWTMLELEFITVARNDPDLLAMIVELRTEARRTVVEMLVDLVRGESGGDEQTVEQLRGTLESAAELLLSAGIGLGIQRAIDPTIATEPVIESMRATLLMLATAGS
- the opgC gene encoding OpgC domain-containing protein produces the protein MPQRLTAVDAARGLAVFSMITGHFAEGSVLSWPTHKIPYFDGASAFVLLSGLILGVVHRRWVDRDGGFSTSRERLVRRIAVIYLCQVFLCAVAAVISFALPPARQLGLAPITETSHPLLQVIAMRYLPAGGEILVLYFVLMCGALLLIPLLHKGWWAPIVAASAALYVWAILAPPAWFLLPNASPAGATANWAAWQALFVPALVVGWKWQDWNIDARLRRPRVLLTLVLGTAAVYVAGRAVARMASADEFLGAKIDFGPARIVAAWVVLPAVLAVITLLLQYGWFERAAHPFVIVGTRSLDSYVLQSVALMTIPVVVLQPWGTARATVITLAVFAACWAWAEFRKWAGWSKLHRPPARFRPRPPSAPVPATAAGE
- a CDS encoding SDR family oxidoreductase codes for the protein MALFGPSRDHLARIDGALVVITGGARGIGAATARLFAQYGARVVLADVDLDVAQATAATIPGARAVHLDVTDRASWSALIDALDGPVDVLVNNAGVMPLGHFDEEPEATTDLILDVNVRGMLSGMRAAIPGMVAAGGGHVVNVASMAGMIPIPGMVTYNASKFAALGASLAARREYEVDGVAVCAVLPSAVRTELSSGAQLGGALPTVDPEDVAAAILDTLRTRAARTSVPKWVAPGWSLVEAFVPEPVERLARKLAGDRRGLDLDAAARKAYTDRISRQAGDHAAAREEAQR
- a CDS encoding lipase family protein, with product MTAVQNRTELAEQWPAPAEPQMVGIDPFFDAPSGFEDAPEGTVLRYRDVSIGFLGRIKQKVRATQLLYRTVNMHGEPEVTVTTVISPLRGAQPGAPLVSYQCAIDSLHPKTFPSYVLQHGVRCEDASFPQIEYLFIAAAVAKGWTVSVPDHGGQAGRWGIPREPGYMVLDGLRAALAHEPFGLAPDTRLGVWGYSGGGLATSWAAEIAPSYAPELNLIAGAVGAPVSDPGNVFVYLNNTLFTGLPTLVIAALAREYPTLREVLAEHVDDKGRKLFYEDALEWSPERAIRKMAHKDFGYYCPELTFDEVARLPELLEIFDDIRPGQSAPTVPMLVVQSTKDQISPASDAQAHVGRYAAGGTHVEFVTDQWSDHFSMHFLSAPLLLGWLADRLDGKPVAAPGHRHKRTVMASPRQLGRTLRLAGTLARVGLARRI